The uncultured Paludibaculum sp. sequence ACTACGTTGTCGGCTACTACACTTCGAATGAGGCACTGGATGGCAAGTTCCGTAGGATCCAGATCTCGCTGAATGGCCAAACGGCGGCGAATCTCGAATACCGTAGGGGCTACTTCGCCAGAAAGCAGTTTGGCAAGTTCACAGCCGCCGACAAGGAGCGCCAGCTCGAAGAAGCGCTGCTGCTGGGCGATCCCATCACGGAGCTCACCGTCGCCATGGAGGTGAACTACTTCCAGTTGAACCGGGCCGAGTATTTTGTGCCGATCGCAGTCAAGATCCCCGGCCACGAACTCGCGCTGGCCAGGCGGCGCGGGGCCGAACATACGGTCATCGATTTTATCGGTGAGATCAAAGAGGGGAACTACACGGTCGCCAACGTGCGCGACAAAGTGGATATCAAGTTGACCGGAGCAACGGCCGGCGAGTTGTCCAGGCGGACCATCGCTTACGACACCGGATTCACCCTGCTGCCAGGAAGGTACTCCATGAAGTTCCTGGCACGCGACGCCGAGACCGGACGGATTGGCACATACCTGACCTCGTTCGTGATTCCAAACCTGAACAGGGAGGAGCAACGGCTGCCCATCAGCTCCGTCGTACTGAGCAGCCAGGCGGTGGCTCTGGAAGATGCACTCTACAACGCGGGAAAGGCCGATGGCCGCTCGGCCCAGACGTTCAGTCCCCTGGTACAGGCTGGCGAGAAGCTGATCCCCAGTGTCACGCGGGTCTTCAGCCGCGGCGGAGTGATGTACGTCTACCTTCAGGCCTACCAGCCAGGCAATGGCCGGGCGCAGCCGGTTGTCGCTTTCGTCACGTTCTACCGGGGGCAGTCCAGGGTCTTCGAGACTCCGCTGATGAAGGTGTCGGAAGCACTGAACAACAAGCTGAATACGATCCCGCTGAAGTTCCGGTTCCCGATGACGAAGCTGGAGCCAGGAGAGTACACGTGCCAGGCGACAGTGCTCCAGCCTGATGGAAAGAAGGCGGCGTTCTGGCGAACGCAGATCATGGTTGTCCCATAGCCCGGCCCGGTGATCACCGACGAGCCGCGTCGAACTCGGCGACGAACGTCACCACCGAGCGGCCGGGGATCTGGAACGCGGCGCGGTCCTTCACGGGCGGATACGCCTTGAGTTCATCGCCCTCGCGGCTGGAGGTTACCCAGGGAGTCATCCGCCGCAGGTGCCAGCCGCGCTGCGCCACGTTGAAGTTCACGGTGACGCCTTGCGCGGCTTCCGCTTCGTTCACGTACACGACAGCGATTTTCCGGGTATCCGAATCGACGTAGGCTGTGCGCATCAACCCACGGATATCGTCGGGATCCCCCTGCACGGCCACGCGGTGCATGCCCGGCCGCACAAACCGGCTGTAGTTGCCCAGAGCCCACAACAGGCGCGATGGCAGAATGCTCTCGGCATCGCCCGGCTTCTGGTAGTCGGTGTAGATCAGACCGTCTTTGTAGTCCTCCGGAGACATGGCGGTCCACCACTGCCAGGCCGAAGCGTTGGCCACGGCCATATCGAGATGGATGATGCGCGCCACGACGAGCGCGGTATCCATGGAAAGGTCGCGCTTGTTGCCACCCTTGCCCTCTGGACCAACCAGAATGCAGTACTCCGTCTGCCACAACCGCCGTTCCGGATAGCGCCGCATGCGCTCAGCCAGGGCCTGCCGGTCGGTGACGATGGGGCCGTTGAGGAGGTCTGAGCCGTAGCTGTGATAGCCGAACAGAGGCCCCAACAGTGGCGCGATCTCGCCATCGCCCAGGAAGTCGTCGATATAGTTGCCGTACGGGGAGCCGTATTGTTTCGTCATCTCCGCGTTGGGACGAACCATGTCGGGCAAGCTCCCGCTTTCGATGAGCGCGATCTGAGTGGCCAACCGGCGGCGGCGCAGCTCGGAGGACAACGCGCGCGTCACCGCCTTGATGTCGGCGTTGCTCGCCCTGTTGCCCTCTTGAGAGGTCCCGTCCCACTGCCACTGCGGCTCGTTCACGGGGCTGATGTACTGGAACTCCACCCTCTCTCGCGCATCTGTATTGGTGCGGAAGTGATCCAGAATGTCTCCGAGGTAGCGGGCGTACTGCGCCTCGAAGCCGGCCTTCAGGTTCGTGCTGCCATCCCCCTTTGTCGTGAAGGTGAGCCCGTTGCGGGTCATGCGCCCGGGCGGACTGTTGACGAAGGCAAGGAACTGCGGGACGCCTCGCGCCTTGGCGGCCGCCAGGAACCAGCGCTCGCCCGCCTGGCGCGTCCAGTCGTACTGCCCTTCGGCCGTCTCAAACGTCTCGGGGCTACGCCAGGGATGCTTGATCCGGGGATTCACGCCACCACCGATGTTGAAGCGCCAGCAACTCAGCCCGATGCCCTTGGTGGGCGAGAAGAGCAGGTCGGCCACGCGTTCGCGCGACGCGAGGCTCCACCCAGCCAACTTCTGCATCGTCCAGCAATCGGAGGCTCCGAAGTTGTCGATGCGTTGATAGATCGTATCGGGCAGAACGACATCCACGCGCTGAGCGTGGGCGAACGTCGCGCCGGCGAGCACGATGACCAGGGCTCGGGCTACATTCACTGAGCGCCTCCAGAGGAACGGACTCCAATATCGTAGCGCTGAGCCCAGGCGGGGGACAGGCTGGTTGTTCGATGGCTGTGGAATTCGTCAATGACGCTTTTGGTGCCTTTTCAAAACATATATTCGGTAGCCGCCAATAATGCCGCAATAATTACTTTGTCTCAATGTTGATCATGAACTCCTAGCTCGCTCCGATATGGACTTCTTGGATCCAACCGGTCCCTGCCAGCAACCAGCGCGGATGCAGGTCCGGAACACCCGCGGTTCAGCCGGGCAGCCACTGCCCGCGCGAGCAAGCCATTAAGGACCGGGAAGTCCTCAAGGAGTTTGAGATCGAGACCAACGAGAACCCGACAAAGCCCTTCCCGTGCACAACGGCCGCCGACGGGCGTCGCCGCATGGGGCTGATGCGGTAAGTCCGATGCATGCGACGCGCGTCCGAAAGGAACTCGCGCCCGGCACAAGAATCCGGGTGTTGGTGGTAGACGGCTCACTTGTGGTTCGGCAGCGCCTGGCCCAGGCCCTGGAAGGGGATCCTTCCATTGAAGTGGTTGGCGTCGCCGCCAACGGCGCCCATGCGCTGGAGCGCATTGCTCAATGGAACCCGGACGTGCTGACGTTGGACTTGGAAGGGCCGGGGATGGATAGCCTTGAAACACTCCGGCAGGTCCGCCACCGCTATCCGGAGATACGGGTGATCCTCCTCGGTACTGGCATGCAGCAGGGTTCCCAGGCTGCGTTCGAAGCGCTGGCGCGAGGCGTGGACGATTACGTTATGAAGACCCCGGAGTATGACGATGCCGGCGACGGAGCCACCCGGTTGCAGGCTGAGCTGGTTCCGAAGATCAAACAGTTCTTCAAGTCGGCCCCACAGCCGGCCAGGGCCGAAGCGCCGGCTGGAATAGGCGAAATCTACGTTCCGCCGGTGAAGAGCCGATGCCAGTTGTTGGTTATCGGAGTGTCGACGGGTGGCCCGGCGGCACTCGCCAAAGTCCTCCCGCGCTTTGCTCCGGATTTCCCCTTACCCGTTCTCGTTGTCCAGCATATGCCCGCCCAGTTCACACGCTTGCTGGCGGAGCGCTTGGCAGGGTCCTGCCCATTGCGCGTAAGGGAAGCAACGGAAGGAGCTCTGGTGCAGCCGGGCCGGGTGTTGCTCGCACCAGGCGACTTCCATATGCGCGTGCGGAAAGTGAACAACCAGGCGACTATCCATCTGGACCAGTCTCCGCCTGAGAACTCCTGCAGACCCTCAGTGGACGTGCTGTTCCGTTCCGCCGGCGAGGTGTATGGAGGCTCCGTGATGGCGGTCGTCCTGACGGGCATGGGGCATGACGGACTACGCGGTGCGTCCACCCTGAAGGCGCTGGGCGCCACGGTCCTGGTGCAGGACGAGGCCAGCAGCGTGGTGTGGGGCATGCCCGGGGCCGTGGCCACGGCCGGTCTGGCGGACGCCGTGGTGCCGCTTGATTGCATGGTGCCGGAGATCGTCCGACGAATCCAGAGGAGCTGAGGACAGCCGGTTCCTGCAGGACCTCGTGCGCCGCCAGTGGGGGACCGTACAAGACCGCGGCGCTATTCTGAATTCGTGGAAGACTTAGCAGGTAAAGTGGCCCTGGTTACCGGCTCCAGCCGGGGCATCGGGCTTGCCAGCGCGCTGGCGCTTGCGCGGGCTGGCGCGGACATCGGCATCAACTACAGGGCTCGCGAATCCGAGGCACACGCAGCGGAGGCCGAGATTCAAGGGCTGAACCGGCGCTGTGCCTGCGTCCAGGCGGACGTGTCCTCGGGTGCCGACGTCCAGCGACTGCTTCAGCAGGTCGAACGGAAGCTGGGCCCCATCGACATTCTGGTCAACAACGCGGGCATCGCCCGGCCGCAGCCCTTCGAGGAGATTACGGAAGGGGACTGGGACGATCTGATCGAGACCAATCTAAAGTCGTGCTTCCTGTTGACCCAGGGTGTACTGCCAGCCATGCGGGCGCGGCAGTGGGGGCGGATCATCAACTTGTCTTCTGTCGCTGCCCAGGTGGGCGGAGTGGTGGGACCACACTACGCCGCATCGAAGGCCGGAATGCATGGCCTGACGCACTACTACGCGCAACGGCTGGCCAAAGAGGGAATCACCGTCAACGCGATTGCGCCGGCCCTGATTGAGACCGAGATGGTGACGTCGAATCTGAAGGCGCAGCCCGGATTGATCCCGGTTGGGCGGTTTGGAACGTCGGACGAGGTCGCCGATGTGGTGGTCATGCTGGCGCGGAACGGATATATCACCGGACAGACTATTAACGTCAATGGCGGCTGGTTCATGACCTGAGTACAGGAGAACCAGCAGCGAGGCTGCTCAACGCATATTTTATGTGAGGTGGTGGGCCTGACAGAACTCGAATCTGTGACCTCTACCGTGTCAAGGTAGCGCTCTAACCAACTGAGCTACAGGCCCGTTTGAGACGGACGTTTTTATATTACCACGGCCGCTACGGCATGCACTTCCAATACGGGCACTTCGACCATCCAGGAACCACCCGCGTGGACAGGTTCCAGGCTTTGCCCCTGCGGCATCAACTTCACTGACTTCGGCTTAGCCGTTCCGAAGGACAACTTCACACCCGTGAGCGGCGGTACAAAGTCCACCGTCGAATAGTCGCCGGCCGTCTGCATGCCCGTCGCATTCAACAGATGCACCAGCAATTCACCGTTCTTTCTCCGCAGCACCACTTCCACGGTCGAAGGAGCCGTCACCTTTACCAGCGGCGCGAAGAGCGGCGCCACCAGGTTCCGCCCCAGGTCGCGGACGGTTGCGGCGTGTGTGGCCGCGTAAACAGAACCCACCGGCCCTGCGCACAAGACGAGCGTCCCCTTGCCGAGCGAGGTGGAAACGGCCGCGGCTACCCCGCCGCTACGCGTGTCCAACGAAGGGAAACGCTGCGCCACGACCTGAGTGAGGCCGGGATCGAAGTCCAGCCAGTGCCCGGTCACATTCCCCATCACCGGACCCTCGACAAACGCAGGCTTGTCGGCCGGTTGGCCCTGCGGCCGGATGCCCGCCTCGGCCGCGAACAACCCGGCGTTTTGCGCACCGCAGACCACCAGTTTGCCGCCATCGCGGACATACTGGACGAGTTGTGTCTTCACCTCCGGTCCGACAGCGGCCCAATCCGGCAGCACGATGCACGGATACCGCGCCTCCACGCGTTGCAGTTTCCAGTCCGGCAGGACGTCCACCGACCACTGGCAGCCCAGCAGGAGATCCAGCCAGCCACGCGCCGGATCGGATGCCTTCCCCCAACCGCCGAACAGCTTATTGGACGTCCGGTAAAGCGTCTCCCGCGAGAACACGACACCAATCTGCGGCACGGTCTCGGTGTTCTGAGAGACCGGCTGGACCGCACGGCAGAAACGCCCCACCTGAGCCATCGTCTTGATGTGACTCTCTTCGAAGTAGCCCGCACGCGTCGGCACGTAGTAGATCTGGAAGCCGCCGCTTTGAGCGAGCACGACCGAGGCCTCCTGCTGCAACTGAACGGCCGGCTTGTGTACGTGCCCGATGCTGTTGGACTGCGCCTGCTGGAAACCCCAGGCCATCAGATCCCAGGGCCGTCCGGTCTGTCCGAGGTAACGGGCCTCCAGACGCGCCGTGGAGATACTGGCATTGCCCAGGTAATCCCCAGAGAGGAAATCGACGGGCAGAGTCGGCTCCTCCGGCACGAACGTCGAGTACAGCCAGTTGCTGGCGATCTGGAACTTCGGATGCGTCTTGTGCACCTCGTCGATGTAGTGGCGCACGTACTTGCGGAACTGCTCCCGCTGAAACTCCAGCCAGTCGTTCCAACCAGGATCCTTGCTCGACTTCGGCGCCGGCTTGCCGTACGCCTTCAGTGCGGCAGCGCAGTAATCCGGCTTGGTGGCCCAGCATTCACCGTCCACCCAGGCTCCGTCCAGATCGTATTTCGACGCGGCTTCGCGCAGTTCGGGAATCATCAACTCGTCGGCATAGGGGCCAAACGTGGAAGTCTGATTCGGTTCGGCTTCATTTTGCGGACCGACACGCGCCCACTCCGGGTGCAGCTTGATGGCCTGGCTATCCCAGACACCCGAGAAATGGATGTACAAGGCGACACCGCGCCGGGCTGTCACCTTCCGCCAGATCTCCAGCGAATCCTTCACGATGCCGGGGGCGGAAGGGCCCACGCGCGAGGGCCAGCCGAGCCAGCCGGGATGCCCCTTGGAGTCGTATTGCACAAAATCCGGCTTGGCCTGCGTCACCAGGTTCTCCACCATCGCTTCCGTCACGTCGCGGCCCAGCACAGTGTCGTTCTCATTGGGGTGCAGATCGAAATGGAGACCGAAGTAACTCTCTGACCGGCGGAGGCGCGCCGGGGCTGCCTGGATGGCAGGCGAGGCGGCGGCGGCCAACAGGCCTCCAAACAGACGGCGGGTGATGGCGGTAGACTGCATAGCAC is a genomic window containing:
- a CDS encoding glycoside hydrolase, which translates into the protein MNVARALVIVLAGATFAHAQRVDVVLPDTIYQRIDNFGASDCWTMQKLAGWSLASRERVADLLFSPTKGIGLSCWRFNIGGGVNPRIKHPWRSPETFETAEGQYDWTRQAGERWFLAAAKARGVPQFLAFVNSPPGRMTRNGLTFTTKGDGSTNLKAGFEAQYARYLGDILDHFRTNTDARERVEFQYISPVNEPQWQWDGTSQEGNRASNADIKAVTRALSSELRRRRLATQIALIESGSLPDMVRPNAEMTKQYGSPYGNYIDDFLGDGEIAPLLGPLFGYHSYGSDLLNGPIVTDRQALAERMRRYPERRLWQTEYCILVGPEGKGGNKRDLSMDTALVVARIIHLDMAVANASAWQWWTAMSPEDYKDGLIYTDYQKPGDAESILPSRLLWALGNYSRFVRPGMHRVAVQGDPDDIRGLMRTAYVDSDTRKIAVVYVNEAEAAQGVTVNFNVAQRGWHLRRMTPWVTSSREGDELKAYPPVKDRAAFQIPGRSVVTFVAEFDAARR
- a CDS encoding chemotaxis response regulator protein-glutamate methylesterase; translated protein: MHATRVRKELAPGTRIRVLVVDGSLVVRQRLAQALEGDPSIEVVGVAANGAHALERIAQWNPDVLTLDLEGPGMDSLETLRQVRHRYPEIRVILLGTGMQQGSQAAFEALARGVDDYVMKTPEYDDAGDGATRLQAELVPKIKQFFKSAPQPARAEAPAGIGEIYVPPVKSRCQLLVIGVSTGGPAALAKVLPRFAPDFPLPVLVVQHMPAQFTRLLAERLAGSCPLRVREATEGALVQPGRVLLAPGDFHMRVRKVNNQATIHLDQSPPENSCRPSVDVLFRSAGEVYGGSVMAVVLTGMGHDGLRGASTLKALGATVLVQDEASSVVWGMPGAVATAGLADAVVPLDCMVPEIVRRIQRS
- a CDS encoding 3-oxoacyl-ACP reductase family protein, giving the protein MEDLAGKVALVTGSSRGIGLASALALARAGADIGINYRARESEAHAAEAEIQGLNRRCACVQADVSSGADVQRLLQQVERKLGPIDILVNNAGIARPQPFEEITEGDWDDLIETNLKSCFLLTQGVLPAMRARQWGRIINLSSVAAQVGGVVGPHYAASKAGMHGLTHYYAQRLAKEGITVNAIAPALIETEMVTSNLKAQPGLIPVGRFGTSDEVADVVVMLARNGYITGQTINVNGGWFMT
- a CDS encoding alpha-amylase family protein; amino-acid sequence: MQSTAITRRLFGGLLAAAASPAIQAAPARLRRSESYFGLHFDLHPNENDTVLGRDVTEAMVENLVTQAKPDFVQYDSKGHPGWLGWPSRVGPSAPGIVKDSLEIWRKVTARRGVALYIHFSGVWDSQAIKLHPEWARVGPQNEAEPNQTSTFGPYADELMIPELREAASKYDLDGAWVDGECWATKPDYCAAALKAYGKPAPKSSKDPGWNDWLEFQREQFRKYVRHYIDEVHKTHPKFQIASNWLYSTFVPEEPTLPVDFLSGDYLGNASISTARLEARYLGQTGRPWDLMAWGFQQAQSNSIGHVHKPAVQLQQEASVVLAQSGGFQIYYVPTRAGYFEESHIKTMAQVGRFCRAVQPVSQNTETVPQIGVVFSRETLYRTSNKLFGGWGKASDPARGWLDLLLGCQWSVDVLPDWKLQRVEARYPCIVLPDWAAVGPEVKTQLVQYVRDGGKLVVCGAQNAGLFAAEAGIRPQGQPADKPAFVEGPVMGNVTGHWLDFDPGLTQVVAQRFPSLDTRSGGVAAAVSTSLGKGTLVLCAGPVGSVYAATHAATVRDLGRNLVAPLFAPLVKVTAPSTVEVVLRRKNGELLVHLLNATGMQTAGDYSTVDFVPPLTGVKLSFGTAKPKSVKLMPQGQSLEPVHAGGSWMVEVPVLEVHAVAAVVI